A part of Saimiri boliviensis isolate mSaiBol1 chromosome 11, mSaiBol1.pri, whole genome shotgun sequence genomic DNA contains:
- the LOC101034871 gene encoding NIPA-like protein 3 isoform X1, whose translation MDGAHSAALQLQQLPPTSSASAVSEASFSYKENLIGALLAIFGHLVVSIALNLQKYCHIRLAGSKDPRAYFKTKTWWLGLFLMLLGELGVFASYAFAPLSLIVPLSAVSVIASAIIGIIFIKEKWKPKDFLRRYILSFVGCGLAVVGTYLLVTFAPNSHEKMTGENVTRHLVSWPFLLYMLVEIILFCLLLYFYKEKNANNIVVILLLVALLGSMTVVTVKAVAGMLVLSIQGNLQLDYPIFYVMFVCMVATAVYQAAFLSQASQMYDSSLIASVGYILSTTIAITAGAVFYLDFIGEDVLHICMFALGCLIAFLGVFLITRNRKKAIPFEPYISMDAMPGMQNMHDKGMTVQPDLKASFSYGALENNDNISEIYAPATLPVMQEEHGSRSASGVPYRVLEHTKKE comes from the exons GAGAACCTGATCGGCGCCCTCTTGGCAATCTTCGGGCACCTTGTGGTCAGCATTGCGCTTAACCTCCAG AAGTACTGCCACATCCGCCTGGCAGGCTCCAAGGACCCCCGGGCCTATTTCAAGACCAAGACATGGTGGCTGGGCCTGTTCCTCATGCTTCTGGGCGAACTGGGTGTGTTCGCCTCCTACGCCTTCGCGCCGCTGTCACTCATCGTGCCCCTCAGTGCAGTCTCTGTGATAG CCAGTGCCATCATAGGAATCATATTCATCAAGGAAAAGTGGAAACCGAAAGACTTTCTGA GGCGCTACATCTTGTCCTTTGTCGGCTGCGGTTTGGCTGTTGTGGGTACATACCTGCTGGTAACGTTTGCACCCAACAGTCACGAGAAGATGACGGGCGAGAATGTCACCAGGCACCTCGTGAGCTGGCCTTTCCTTTTGTACATG CTGGTGGAGATCATCCTGTTCTGCTTGCTGCTCTACTTCTACAAGGAGAAGAACGCCAACAACATTGTCGTGATTCTTCTCTTGGTGGCGCTACTCG GCTCCATGACGGTGGTGACAGTCAAGGCCGTGGCCGGGATGCTTGTCTTGTCCATTCAAGGGAACCTGCAGCTTGACTACCCCATCTTCTACGTGATGTTCGTGTGCATGGTGGCAACCGCCGTCTACCAGGCTGC GTTTTTGAGTCAAGCCTCACAGATGTACGACTCCTCTTTGATTGCCAGTGTGGGCTACATTCTATCCACAACCATTGCTATCACAGCAG GTGCCGTATTTTACTTGGACTTCATCGGGGAGGACGTGCTACATATCTGCATGTTTGCACTGGG GTGCCTCATCGCATTTTTGGGCGTCTTCTTAATCACACGTAACAGAAAGAAGGCCATTCCATTTGAGCCCTATATTTCCATGGATGCCATGCCAG GTATGCAGAACATGCATGATAAAGGGATGACTGTCCAGCCTGACCTCAAAGCTTCTTTTTCTTATGGGGCTCTGGAAAACAACGACAACATTTCTGAGATCTACGCTCCTGCCACGCTGCCAGTCATGCAAGAAGAGCACGGCTCCAGAAGTGCCTCTGGGGTCCCCTACCGAGTCCTAGAGCACACCAAGAAGGAATGA
- the LOC101034871 gene encoding NIPA-like protein 3 isoform X2, producing MDGAHSAALQLQQLPPTSSASAENLIGALLAIFGHLVVSIALNLQKYCHIRLAGSKDPRAYFKTKTWWLGLFLMLLGELGVFASYAFAPLSLIVPLSAVSVIASAIIGIIFIKEKWKPKDFLRRYILSFVGCGLAVVGTYLLVTFAPNSHEKMTGENVTRHLVSWPFLLYMLVEIILFCLLLYFYKEKNANNIVVILLLVALLGSMTVVTVKAVAGMLVLSIQGNLQLDYPIFYVMFVCMVATAVYQAAFLSQASQMYDSSLIASVGYILSTTIAITAGAVFYLDFIGEDVLHICMFALGCLIAFLGVFLITRNRKKAIPFEPYISMDAMPGMQNMHDKGMTVQPDLKASFSYGALENNDNISEIYAPATLPVMQEEHGSRSASGVPYRVLEHTKKE from the exons GAGAACCTGATCGGCGCCCTCTTGGCAATCTTCGGGCACCTTGTGGTCAGCATTGCGCTTAACCTCCAG AAGTACTGCCACATCCGCCTGGCAGGCTCCAAGGACCCCCGGGCCTATTTCAAGACCAAGACATGGTGGCTGGGCCTGTTCCTCATGCTTCTGGGCGAACTGGGTGTGTTCGCCTCCTACGCCTTCGCGCCGCTGTCACTCATCGTGCCCCTCAGTGCAGTCTCTGTGATAG CCAGTGCCATCATAGGAATCATATTCATCAAGGAAAAGTGGAAACCGAAAGACTTTCTGA GGCGCTACATCTTGTCCTTTGTCGGCTGCGGTTTGGCTGTTGTGGGTACATACCTGCTGGTAACGTTTGCACCCAACAGTCACGAGAAGATGACGGGCGAGAATGTCACCAGGCACCTCGTGAGCTGGCCTTTCCTTTTGTACATG CTGGTGGAGATCATCCTGTTCTGCTTGCTGCTCTACTTCTACAAGGAGAAGAACGCCAACAACATTGTCGTGATTCTTCTCTTGGTGGCGCTACTCG GCTCCATGACGGTGGTGACAGTCAAGGCCGTGGCCGGGATGCTTGTCTTGTCCATTCAAGGGAACCTGCAGCTTGACTACCCCATCTTCTACGTGATGTTCGTGTGCATGGTGGCAACCGCCGTCTACCAGGCTGC GTTTTTGAGTCAAGCCTCACAGATGTACGACTCCTCTTTGATTGCCAGTGTGGGCTACATTCTATCCACAACCATTGCTATCACAGCAG GTGCCGTATTTTACTTGGACTTCATCGGGGAGGACGTGCTACATATCTGCATGTTTGCACTGGG GTGCCTCATCGCATTTTTGGGCGTCTTCTTAATCACACGTAACAGAAAGAAGGCCATTCCATTTGAGCCCTATATTTCCATGGATGCCATGCCAG GTATGCAGAACATGCATGATAAAGGGATGACTGTCCAGCCTGACCTCAAAGCTTCTTTTTCTTATGGGGCTCTGGAAAACAACGACAACATTTCTGAGATCTACGCTCCTGCCACGCTGCCAGTCATGCAAGAAGAGCACGGCTCCAGAAGTGCCTCTGGGGTCCCCTACCGAGTCCTAGAGCACACCAAGAAGGAATGA
- the LOC101034871 gene encoding NIPA-like protein 3 isoform X3 — protein MTGENVTRHLVSWPFLLYMLVEIILFCLLLYFYKEKNANNIVVILLLVALLGSMTVVTVKAVAGMLVLSIQGNLQLDYPIFYVMFVCMVATAVYQAAFLSQASQMYDSSLIASVGYILSTTIAITAGAVFYLDFIGEDVLHICMFALGCLIAFLGVFLITRNRKKAIPFEPYISMDAMPGMQNMHDKGMTVQPDLKASFSYGALENNDNISEIYAPATLPVMQEEHGSRSASGVPYRVLEHTKKE, from the exons ATGACGGGCGAGAATGTCACCAGGCACCTCGTGAGCTGGCCTTTCCTTTTGTACATG CTGGTGGAGATCATCCTGTTCTGCTTGCTGCTCTACTTCTACAAGGAGAAGAACGCCAACAACATTGTCGTGATTCTTCTCTTGGTGGCGCTACTCG GCTCCATGACGGTGGTGACAGTCAAGGCCGTGGCCGGGATGCTTGTCTTGTCCATTCAAGGGAACCTGCAGCTTGACTACCCCATCTTCTACGTGATGTTCGTGTGCATGGTGGCAACCGCCGTCTACCAGGCTGC GTTTTTGAGTCAAGCCTCACAGATGTACGACTCCTCTTTGATTGCCAGTGTGGGCTACATTCTATCCACAACCATTGCTATCACAGCAG GTGCCGTATTTTACTTGGACTTCATCGGGGAGGACGTGCTACATATCTGCATGTTTGCACTGGG GTGCCTCATCGCATTTTTGGGCGTCTTCTTAATCACACGTAACAGAAAGAAGGCCATTCCATTTGAGCCCTATATTTCCATGGATGCCATGCCAG GTATGCAGAACATGCATGATAAAGGGATGACTGTCCAGCCTGACCTCAAAGCTTCTTTTTCTTATGGGGCTCTGGAAAACAACGACAACATTTCTGAGATCTACGCTCCTGCCACGCTGCCAGTCATGCAAGAAGAGCACGGCTCCAGAAGTGCCTCTGGGGTCCCCTACCGAGTCCTAGAGCACACCAAGAAGGAATGA